A portion of the Oxynema aestuarii AP17 genome contains these proteins:
- a CDS encoding DMT family transporter, translating to MGQLDNRPENSETPDRQDMDRLVSAMTQEIREIQHNLLVQLTQDMARLEAEKNRLRSEIDQLQGQQQRLRSQQYQAVGRQQIVQQQQWTKHLAQVMASQLQEELSDRLKHLAASPTPQPLPGTASTASTHAPSPPPSSYNDNAYRLLASLDTTLNTTFKTLQQELSSYQSSLSQQLNRMHSLQQQGEAVLETLVERLIAQLQEDAGQVHTTAEIISQGQRAIPGESAPSTGERPEGDRPSPAQTAQRATDRPAPQPAPPPAPSADGGKFLTGIILISISSLVISIQNIITRVILSLQPVIFFGEMGGIIGPGPGNSLLILAMRMLLVVPGMAIVGSILYPNTFRDLRQLANPEKRGSVWIPVLSGVCLFLSQFFIYFALGNIATGVAIAIFFVFPTVTILLSWLIFGSRPSFILALAAATIYIGCFLTLPPIAFQGGGSNNILLGASTALASGVTFAGYVILTQLSAKKLKLHPAPFSVLNFSVILVFSVVFLRLFPAQTDGVNWFHLWFGTVLLALTTLVGYALNNFGIPMIGAAFASVISASGPALTSLLAVAIISESLALNQWLGVIIVTLWVIGISVDNLTRQKQARMAAANQNSRN from the coding sequence ATGGGGCAACTGGACAATCGACCGGAAAACTCAGAAACACCCGACCGTCAGGACATGGATCGTCTCGTGTCCGCGATGACCCAAGAGATTAGAGAAATCCAGCATAATCTGCTCGTTCAGTTGACTCAGGACATGGCTCGACTGGAGGCGGAGAAAAACCGTCTGCGCAGTGAAATCGACCAATTGCAAGGCCAACAGCAACGGTTGCGATCCCAGCAATATCAAGCCGTCGGTCGCCAGCAAATCGTCCAACAGCAGCAGTGGACGAAGCATCTAGCTCAAGTCATGGCCTCTCAACTGCAAGAGGAATTGAGCGATCGCCTCAAACACCTGGCCGCGAGTCCCACTCCCCAACCCTTACCGGGGACTGCTTCCACCGCGAGTACCCATGCGCCTTCTCCTCCCCCGAGCAGCTATAACGACAATGCTTATCGGCTGCTGGCTTCCCTGGATACGACCCTCAACACGACCTTTAAGACCTTACAGCAAGAACTCAGTAGCTATCAAAGCTCTCTGTCCCAACAGCTCAATCGGATGCACTCCTTGCAACAACAGGGAGAAGCGGTTTTAGAAACCCTCGTCGAGCGTCTGATCGCTCAACTGCAAGAAGATGCGGGTCAAGTCCATACTACGGCTGAGATTATTTCTCAGGGACAGCGTGCGATCCCGGGGGAGTCGGCTCCTTCAACGGGAGAGCGTCCCGAGGGCGATCGCCCCTCCCCGGCCCAAACCGCCCAACGGGCTACGGACAGACCCGCCCCTCAACCTGCCCCTCCCCCGGCTCCATCCGCCGATGGCGGCAAGTTCTTAACCGGGATTATTTTGATTTCGATTTCTTCCCTGGTGATTTCGATTCAAAATATCATTACCCGGGTGATTTTGAGCCTGCAACCCGTGATCTTTTTCGGAGAAATGGGCGGGATTATCGGACCGGGTCCGGGGAATTCCCTGTTGATTTTGGCGATGCGGATGCTGTTGGTGGTGCCCGGAATGGCGATCGTCGGCTCGATCCTGTATCCGAATACGTTTCGCGACTTGCGTCAACTCGCCAATCCCGAAAAACGCGGCTCGGTCTGGATTCCGGTATTGAGTGGCGTTTGTCTGTTTTTATCCCAGTTTTTCATCTATTTTGCCCTCGGCAATATCGCAACTGGGGTGGCGATCGCCATTTTCTTCGTCTTTCCAACGGTCACGATTCTTTTATCCTGGCTGATTTTCGGCTCGCGCCCGAGTTTTATTCTCGCCCTCGCCGCCGCCACCATTTATATCGGCTGTTTCTTGACTTTACCCCCCATCGCTTTCCAGGGAGGCGGTAGCAATAACATCTTGCTCGGTGCTTCTACTGCCTTGGCGTCCGGGGTCACCTTTGCCGGATACGTGATTTTGACGCAATTGAGCGCCAAGAAACTCAAATTGCACCCGGCTCCCTTTAGCGTCCTCAATTTTTCGGTCATTTTAGTCTTTTCGGTGGTCTTCTTGCGCTTGTTCCCCGCTCAAACCGACGGCGTCAACTGGTTTCATCTCTGGTTCGGTACCGTCCTGTTAGCTCTGACCACTCTGGTCGGTTACGCGCTCAATAATTTCGGCATTCCGATGATCGGCGCCGCCTTTGCTTCGGTGATTTCCGCCTCCGGTCCGGCCTTGACGAGCTTGCTCGCCGTCGCGATTATTAGTGAAAGCTTGGCCCTCAATCAATGGCTCGGCGTCATTATCGTCACCTTGTGGGTGATCGGGATTAGCGTCGATAACCTCACTCGCCAAAAACAAGCGCGAATGGCGGCAGCCAATCAAAATTCCCGCAACTGA
- a CDS encoding inorganic phosphate transporter: MLLIFLALLAFYVAWNLGANDVANSMGTSVGSKAITLRQALAIAGILELSGAVLFGGRVSKTLATSIVEGDRFAETPYLLLAGMVSVMLACGIWLQIATSRGWPVASSHAVVGALAGFSAVAAGWGAVDWRTIATISIGWILTPAISAAIAACFYTLVKRWILDHPHPLQQLQEWIPWLSAALLGIFGAIVLPEIVEPLRQWLQVRFAIAIPAHNLPVFVGSVAAVSLCWVSWRQLDRLPETPADVSPDGESRFDSRIERQLARFQVLSACFVAFAHGSNDVGNAVAPLATIAYIRRTGFVPQGDFHVPVWVLLVGGLGIVAGLAVWGKKVIGTVGERIVALQPSSGFCAELATATTVSIASRLGLPVSTSHALVGGVIGIGLASDWRSIRWATLRGIFLAWLITVPIAAILGASIFSIVHLL; encoded by the coding sequence ATGCTGCTCATTTTTCTCGCCCTGCTTGCCTTTTACGTCGCCTGGAACCTCGGGGCCAACGACGTCGCCAACTCGATGGGAACCTCCGTCGGCTCCAAAGCGATTACCTTGCGCCAAGCCCTGGCGATCGCCGGAATCTTAGAACTGAGCGGCGCGGTCTTATTCGGCGGGCGCGTCTCCAAAACCCTCGCCACCAGCATCGTCGAGGGCGATCGCTTCGCCGAAACCCCCTATCTCCTGCTCGCGGGCATGGTCTCGGTCATGCTCGCTTGCGGCATTTGGCTGCAAATCGCCACCAGTCGCGGCTGGCCCGTCGCGTCCTCTCATGCCGTCGTCGGAGCCCTAGCCGGGTTTAGTGCAGTCGCCGCAGGCTGGGGCGCCGTAGACTGGAGGACGATCGCCACGATCTCGATCGGCTGGATCCTCACCCCGGCCATCAGTGCCGCGATCGCCGCCTGCTTCTACACCCTCGTCAAGCGCTGGATTTTAGACCATCCCCATCCCCTCCAACAACTGCAAGAATGGATTCCCTGGCTCAGTGCCGCCCTCTTGGGGATTTTCGGGGCGATCGTCTTGCCCGAGATCGTCGAACCCCTGCGCCAGTGGCTCCAAGTTCGTTTCGCCATTGCCATTCCAGCCCACAACTTGCCCGTCTTCGTCGGCAGTGTCGCCGCCGTCTCCCTGTGTTGGGTAAGCTGGCGACAACTCGATCGCCTGCCCGAGACCCCCGCCGACGTTTCCCCCGACGGCGAATCGCGCTTCGACTCCCGGATCGAACGACAACTCGCCCGGTTTCAAGTCCTCAGCGCCTGTTTCGTCGCCTTCGCCCACGGATCCAACGACGTCGGCAACGCCGTAGCGCCCTTAGCGACGATCGCCTATATCCGGCGCACCGGATTCGTTCCCCAAGGAGACTTTCACGTTCCGGTGTGGGTGTTACTCGTCGGCGGGTTGGGCATCGTCGCGGGGTTGGCCGTTTGGGGTAAAAAGGTGATCGGTACCGTCGGCGAGCGGATCGTCGCCTTACAGCCGAGTAGCGGCTTTTGTGCCGAACTCGCCACCGCCACCACCGTATCGATCGCCTCGCGCTTGGGCTTGCCCGTCTCCACCTCTCACGCCCTCGTCGGCGGCGTCATCGGTATCGGCTTGGCCTCCGACTGGCGATCGATTCGATGGGCGACTTTGCGAGGAATTTTCCTCGCGTGGCTGATTACAGTTCCCATTGCTGCTATTCTAGGAGCCAGCATTTTTTCAATCGTGCATCTTCTATAA
- a CDS encoding thermonuclease family protein produces the protein MKISPIAIAVGLGLALASCQVSETPSGPVVQVDRVTSGQSASLVQTIGDRGFNPDVRAIGIEAPDLDQEPWGPAAQERLAQLVGDRPVVLEFDVEREYCYRDRCRQLVYLWQDGTLINERLVKEGYVLASARSPNTKYADRLERAQQWARIMGLGIWNPKNPMRQTPREFRASQREGRSQW, from the coding sequence ATGAAGATTAGCCCGATCGCGATCGCCGTCGGGTTGGGGTTGGCGCTGGCAAGCTGTCAAGTCAGCGAAACCCCCTCGGGTCCGGTCGTCCAAGTCGATCGCGTCACGAGCGGACAGAGTGCTAGCTTAGTGCAGACGATCGGCGATCGCGGCTTCAATCCGGACGTGCGGGCGATCGGGATCGAAGCACCGGATCTCGACCAAGAACCTTGGGGGCCAGCCGCCCAAGAACGACTCGCCCAACTGGTCGGCGATCGCCCGGTGGTACTCGAATTCGATGTCGAACGGGAGTATTGTTACCGCGATCGCTGTCGCCAATTGGTTTATCTTTGGCAAGACGGCACCCTGATCAACGAACGACTCGTCAAAGAAGGCTACGTCTTAGCCAGCGCACGATCGCCCAATACCAAATACGCCGATCGCCTCGAACGCGCCCAACAGTGGGCTCGCATCATGGGTTTGGGCATTTGGAACCCCAAAAACCCGATGCGGCAAACCCCGAGAGAATTTCGCGCCAGCCAGCGCGAGGGGCGATCGCAATGGTAA
- a CDS encoding 2Fe-2S iron-sulfur cluster-binding protein yields MTRSYTVTVRDRHTGETYTRQVPEDRYILQNLENQGVELPFSCRNGACTTCAVRILSGEVDQPEAMGLSPELRARGYALLCVSYPRSDLEVETQDEDEVYELQFGRYFGKGKVRVGLPLDED; encoded by the coding sequence ATGACTCGTTCTTACACCGTCACCGTGCGCGATCGCCACACCGGGGAAACTTACACCCGGCAAGTGCCAGAAGACCGCTATATTTTGCAAAATCTCGAAAATCAAGGGGTCGAACTGCCCTTTTCCTGCCGTAATGGCGCCTGTACGACCTGTGCGGTCCGCATCCTCTCCGGGGAAGTAGACCAACCGGAAGCGATGGGACTGTCGCCGGAACTGAGGGCGCGCGGTTATGCCCTCTTATGCGTGAGTTATCCGCGATCGGATTTGGAAGTCGAAACTCAAGATGAAGATGAGGTCTACGAACTGCAATTCGGGCGTTATTTCGGCAAGGGAAAAGTGCGCGTCGGGTTGCCCCTGGATGAAGATTAG